In the Vicugna pacos chromosome 24, VicPac4, whole genome shotgun sequence genome, one interval contains:
- the SYT4 gene encoding synaptotagmin-4 isoform X2: MAPIASSREEFDEIPTVVGIFSAFGLVFTVSLFAWICCQRKSSKSNKTPPYKFVHVLKGVDIYPENLNSKKKFGADEKNEVKNTPAAPKNSLHLDLEKRDLNGNFPKTNLKAGSPSDLENVTPKLSSEGEKEAVSPDSLKSSTSLASDEKQEKLGALVFSLEYNFEKKAFMVNIKEARGLPAMDEQSMTSDPYIKMTILPEKKHKVKTRVLRKTLDPAFDETFTFYGIPYTQIQELALHFTILSFDRFSRDDIIGEVLIPLAGIELTGGKMLMNREIIKRNVRSSGRGELLISLCYQSTTNTLTVVVLKARHLPKSDVSGLSDPYVKVNLYHAKKRISKKKTHVKKCTPNAVFNELFVFDIPCEGLEEISVEFLVLDSERGSRNEVIGRLVLGAAAEGTGGEHWKEICDYPRRQIAKWHVLCDG; encoded by the exons ATGGCTCCGATCGCTAGCAGCCGGGAAGAATTCG atgaaatCCCCACGGTGGTGGGGATCTTCAGTGCGTTCGGCCTGGTCTTCACAGTCTCTCTGTTTGCATGGATCTGCTGTCAGAGAAAATCATCCAAGTCTAACAAGACTCCTCCGTATAAGTTTGTGCATGTGCTAAAGGGAGTTGACATTTACCCCGAAAACCTAAACAGCAAAAAGAAGTTTggagcagatgagaaaaatgaagtaaaGAATACACCAGCTGCGCCAAAGAATTCACTGCATCTTGACCTTGAGAAGAGAGATCTAAATGGAAATTTTCCCAAAACAAACCTCAAAGCTGGCAGCCCTTCTGATTTGGAGAATGTGACCCCAAAGCTCTCTTCAGAAGGTGAAAAAGAGGCAGTTTCCCCTGATAGTTTAAAGTCCAGCACTTCTCTTGCGTCAGATGAGAAGCAAGAGAAGCTGGGCGCCCTCGTCTTCTCCTTAGAGTACAACTTTGAGAAGAAAGCATTCATGGTAAATATCAAGGAAGCCCGCGGCTTGCCGGCCATGGACGAGCAGTCGATGACCTCTGACCCTTACATCAAAATGACGATTCTCCCAGAGAAGAAGCACAAAGTGAAAACCAGAGTTCTGAGAAAGACCTTGGACCCAGCTTTTGATGAGACCTTCACATTCTATGGGATCCCCTACACCCAGATCCAAGAGCTGGCCTTGCATTTCACCATCTTGAGTTTTGACAGGTTTTCAAGGGATGATATCATTGGAGAAGTCCTTATTCCTCTCGCAGGAATTGAATTAACTGGTGGAAAAATGTTAATGAACAGAGAAATTATCAAGAGAAACGTTAGG TCTTCAGGACGGGGCGAGTTACTGATCTCTCTCTGCTATCAGTCCACTACAAATACTCTCACTGTGGTGGTTTTAAAAGCACGGCATCTGCCTAAATCTGATGTGTCTGGACTTTCAG ATCCCTACGTCAAAGTGAACCTGTACCATGCCAAAAAAAGAATCTCCAAAAAGAAGACTCATGTGAAGAAATGCACCCCCAATGCAGTGTTTAATGAACTGTTTGTCTTTGATATTCCTTGCGAGGGTCTTGAAGAGATAAGTGTTGAATTTCTGGTTTTGGATTCTGAAAGGGGATCCCGAAATGAAGTCATCGGGCGGTTGGTCCTGGGAGCAGCAGCAGAGGGAACCGGCGGAGAGCACTGGAAAGAGATCTGCGACTATCCCAGGAGACAGATCGCCAAGTGGCACGTTCTCTGTGATGGTTAG
- the SYT4 gene encoding synaptotagmin-4 isoform X1: MAPIASSREEFDEIPTVVGIFSAFGLVFTVSLFAWICCQRKSSKSNKTPPYKFVHVLKGVDIYPENLNSKKKFGADEKNEVKNTPAAPKNSLHLDLEKRDLNGNFPKTNLKAGSPSDLENVTPKLSSEGEKEAVSPDSLKSSTSLASDEKQEKLGALVFSLEYNFEKKAFMVNIKEARGLPAMDEQSMTSDPYIKMTILPEKKHKVKTRVLRKTLDPAFDETFTFYGIPYTQIQELALHFTILSFDRFSRDDIIGEVLIPLAGIELTGGKMLMNREIIKRNVRKSSGRGELLISLCYQSTTNTLTVVVLKARHLPKSDVSGLSDPYVKVNLYHAKKRISKKKTHVKKCTPNAVFNELFVFDIPCEGLEEISVEFLVLDSERGSRNEVIGRLVLGAAAEGTGGEHWKEICDYPRRQIAKWHVLCDG, from the exons ATGGCTCCGATCGCTAGCAGCCGGGAAGAATTCG atgaaatCCCCACGGTGGTGGGGATCTTCAGTGCGTTCGGCCTGGTCTTCACAGTCTCTCTGTTTGCATGGATCTGCTGTCAGAGAAAATCATCCAAGTCTAACAAGACTCCTCCGTATAAGTTTGTGCATGTGCTAAAGGGAGTTGACATTTACCCCGAAAACCTAAACAGCAAAAAGAAGTTTggagcagatgagaaaaatgaagtaaaGAATACACCAGCTGCGCCAAAGAATTCACTGCATCTTGACCTTGAGAAGAGAGATCTAAATGGAAATTTTCCCAAAACAAACCTCAAAGCTGGCAGCCCTTCTGATTTGGAGAATGTGACCCCAAAGCTCTCTTCAGAAGGTGAAAAAGAGGCAGTTTCCCCTGATAGTTTAAAGTCCAGCACTTCTCTTGCGTCAGATGAGAAGCAAGAGAAGCTGGGCGCCCTCGTCTTCTCCTTAGAGTACAACTTTGAGAAGAAAGCATTCATGGTAAATATCAAGGAAGCCCGCGGCTTGCCGGCCATGGACGAGCAGTCGATGACCTCTGACCCTTACATCAAAATGACGATTCTCCCAGAGAAGAAGCACAAAGTGAAAACCAGAGTTCTGAGAAAGACCTTGGACCCAGCTTTTGATGAGACCTTCACATTCTATGGGATCCCCTACACCCAGATCCAAGAGCTGGCCTTGCATTTCACCATCTTGAGTTTTGACAGGTTTTCAAGGGATGATATCATTGGAGAAGTCCTTATTCCTCTCGCAGGAATTGAATTAACTGGTGGAAAAATGTTAATGAACAGAGAAATTATCAAGAGAAACGTTAGG AAGTCTTCAGGACGGGGCGAGTTACTGATCTCTCTCTGCTATCAGTCCACTACAAATACTCTCACTGTGGTGGTTTTAAAAGCACGGCATCTGCCTAAATCTGATGTGTCTGGACTTTCAG ATCCCTACGTCAAAGTGAACCTGTACCATGCCAAAAAAAGAATCTCCAAAAAGAAGACTCATGTGAAGAAATGCACCCCCAATGCAGTGTTTAATGAACTGTTTGTCTTTGATATTCCTTGCGAGGGTCTTGAAGAGATAAGTGTTGAATTTCTGGTTTTGGATTCTGAAAGGGGATCCCGAAATGAAGTCATCGGGCGGTTGGTCCTGGGAGCAGCAGCAGAGGGAACCGGCGGAGAGCACTGGAAAGAGATCTGCGACTATCCCAGGAGACAGATCGCCAAGTGGCACGTTCTCTGTGATGGTTAG